A genomic segment from Pseudomonas sessilinigenes encodes:
- a CDS encoding SDR family oxidoreductase — protein sequence MSMTFSGQVALVTGAANGIGRATALAFAAEGLKVVVADLDVTGGEGTVALIREAGGEALFVPCNVTLEADVQQLMARTLEAYGRLDYAFNNAGIEIEKGRLAEGSLDEFDAIMGVNVKGVWLCMKHQLPLLLAQGGGAIVNTASVAGLGAAPKMSIYAASKHAVIGLTKSAAIEYAKKKIRVNAVCPAVIDTDMFRRAYEADPKKADFAAAMHPVGRIGKVEEIASAVLYLCSDGAAFTTGQALAVDGGATAI from the coding sequence ATGAGCATGACGTTTTCCGGCCAGGTAGCCCTGGTGACCGGCGCGGCCAACGGTATCGGCCGCGCCACCGCCCTGGCGTTCGCTGCCGAGGGCCTGAAGGTGGTCGTGGCGGATCTGGACGTGACCGGCGGCGAGGGCACCGTGGCGCTGATTCGCGAGGCGGGGGGCGAGGCGCTGTTCGTGCCCTGCAATGTCACTCTGGAGGCCGATGTGCAGCAGCTCATGGCCCGCACCCTCGAGGCCTACGGTCGCCTGGACTATGCCTTCAACAACGCCGGGATCGAGATCGAGAAAGGTCGCCTGGCCGAGGGTTCGCTGGATGAGTTCGACGCCATCATGGGGGTCAACGTCAAGGGGGTGTGGCTGTGCATGAAGCATCAGCTGCCGCTGTTGCTGGCCCAGGGTGGAGGCGCCATCGTCAATACCGCCTCGGTAGCGGGGCTGGGCGCGGCGCCGAAGATGAGTATCTATGCCGCGTCCAAACATGCGGTGATCGGCCTGACCAAGTCGGCGGCCATCGAGTACGCCAAGAAGAAGATTCGGGTCAATGCCGTGTGCCCGGCGGTGATCGATACCGACATGTTCCGCCGTGCCTACGAGGCAGACCCGAAGAAGGCCGATTTCGCCGCGGCCATGCACCCGGTCGGACGCATCGGCAAGGTCGAGGAGATCGCCAGCGCCGTGCTTTATCTGTGCAGTGACGGCGCAGCCTTTACCACCGGCCAGGCACTGGCTGTCGATGGAGGGGCCACGGCGATCTGA
- the pyrF gene encoding orotidine-5'-phosphate decarboxylase has product MSACQTPIIVALDFPTRDAALKLADQLDPKLCRVKVGKELFTSCAAEIVGTLRDKGFEVFLDLKFHDIPNTTAMAVKAAAEMGVWMVNVHCSGGLRMMAACREVLDQRSGPQPLLIGVTVLTSMEREDLAGIGLDIEPQEQVLRLAALAQKAGMDGLVCSALEAQALKSAHPSLQLVTPGIRPAGSAHDDQRRILTPRQALDAGSDYLVIGRPISQAADPAKALADVVAELAL; this is encoded by the coding sequence ATGTCCGCCTGCCAGACACCTATCATCGTCGCCCTGGATTTCCCCACCCGTGACGCCGCACTGAAACTGGCCGATCAATTGGACCCCAAACTGTGCCGGGTCAAGGTCGGCAAGGAGCTGTTCACCAGCTGCGCGGCCGAGATTGTCGGGACCCTGCGGGACAAGGGATTCGAAGTGTTCCTGGACCTGAAATTCCATGACATTCCCAACACCACCGCCATGGCGGTCAAGGCTGCTGCGGAAATGGGCGTCTGGATGGTCAACGTGCACTGCTCCGGTGGCCTGCGCATGATGGCCGCCTGCCGTGAGGTGCTGGACCAGCGCAGCGGCCCGCAGCCCCTGCTGATCGGTGTCACCGTGCTCACCAGCATGGAGCGTGAGGACCTGGCTGGCATTGGCCTGGATATCGAACCCCAGGAACAGGTACTGCGCCTGGCCGCGTTGGCGCAAAAGGCCGGTATGGATGGCCTGGTGTGCTCGGCGCTCGAGGCCCAGGCCCTGAAGAGCGCCCATCCGTCCCTGCAACTGGTGACCCCGGGGATCCGTCCGGCGGGCAGCGCCCACGACGATCAGCGGCGTATCCTGACGCCGCGCCAGGCCCTGGATGCCGGTTCCGACTACCTGGTGATCGGTCGCCCCATCAGCCAGGCAGCGGATCCGGCCAAGGCCCTGGCCGACGTAGTGGCCGAGCTGGCCCTGTAA
- a CDS encoding NADP-dependent oxidoreductase: MTTLTNRQFLLAKRPVGAATRDTFTYQQVAVAEPGAGQIQVKNEYLSLDPAMRGWMNEGKSYIPPVGIGEVMRALGVGRVSASRHPDFAVGDYVNGALGVQDYFVGEPRGFYKVDPRLAPLPRYLSVLGMTGMTAYFALLDVGAPKTGETVVLSGAAGAVGSIAGQIAKLKGCRVVGIAGGQDKCRFLVEELGFDGAIDYKSEDLQAGLKRECPKGVDVYFDNVGGDILDAVLTRLNFKARVVICGAISQYNNKEAVKGPANYLSLLVNRARMEGFVVMDHAAQFAAAGQEMAGWMAKGQLKSKEDIVEGLETFPETLMKLFSGENFGKLVLKV; this comes from the coding sequence ATGACCACCCTGACCAACCGCCAGTTCCTGCTCGCCAAGCGCCCCGTTGGCGCGGCCACCCGCGATACCTTCACCTACCAGCAAGTGGCCGTGGCCGAGCCCGGTGCCGGACAGATCCAGGTGAAGAACGAATACCTGTCCCTGGACCCGGCCATGCGCGGCTGGATGAACGAAGGCAAGTCCTATATCCCGCCGGTGGGTATCGGCGAGGTCATGCGCGCCCTGGGCGTAGGCCGGGTGAGCGCCTCCAGGCATCCGGACTTCGCCGTCGGCGACTACGTCAATGGAGCCCTGGGGGTACAGGACTATTTTGTCGGCGAGCCCCGCGGCTTCTACAAGGTAGACCCACGCCTGGCGCCCTTGCCGCGCTACCTGTCCGTGCTGGGAATGACCGGCATGACCGCCTACTTTGCCCTGTTGGATGTCGGCGCCCCCAAGACTGGCGAAACCGTGGTGTTGTCCGGGGCCGCAGGCGCAGTGGGCAGCATTGCCGGGCAGATTGCCAAGCTCAAGGGCTGCCGGGTGGTCGGCATCGCCGGCGGCCAGGACAAGTGCCGCTTCCTCGTCGAGGAACTGGGCTTTGACGGTGCCATCGACTACAAGAGCGAAGACCTCCAGGCCGGTCTCAAGCGCGAGTGCCCCAAAGGGGTCGATGTGTATTTCGACAATGTCGGCGGCGATATCCTCGACGCCGTGCTCACCCGCCTGAACTTCAAGGCCCGGGTGGTGATCTGTGGCGCCATCAGCCAGTACAACAACAAGGAAGCGGTCAAGGGACCGGCCAACTACCTGTCGTTGCTGGTCAATCGGGCGCGCATGGAAGGCTTCGTGGTGATGGACCATGCCGCGCAGTTCGCCGCCGCCGGGCAGGAAATGGCCGGCTGGATGGCCAAGGGGCAACTCAAGAGCAAGGAGGACATCGTCGAGGGCCTGGAGACGTTCCCGGAAACCCTGATGAAACTGTTCAGCGGCGAGAACTTCGGCAAGCTGGTGCTCAAAGTCTGA